In Pseudomonadota bacterium, a single window of DNA contains:
- the mlaD gene encoding outer membrane lipid asymmetry maintenance protein MlaD, with protein sequence MLQSKAVETTVGVFVALGLAALFVLAMRVSNLSFASLGNDAFYELRAEFENIGALKVRSPVKMAGVAIGRVAAIEFDSNAYDAIVIMRIDKHYDRIPDDSGANIYTAGLLGEQYVGLTPGGSEEFLKAGAVITQTQSAVVLEQLIGQLFYGQASKGQGARQ encoded by the coding sequence ATGCTGCAATCGAAGGCCGTAGAAACCACGGTAGGCGTGTTCGTCGCCCTGGGGCTCGCCGCCCTGTTCGTGCTCGCGATGCGGGTCAGCAACCTGAGCTTCGCGAGCCTCGGCAACGACGCGTTCTACGAGCTGCGCGCGGAGTTCGAGAACATCGGCGCACTCAAGGTGCGGTCGCCGGTCAAGATGGCGGGGGTCGCGATAGGCCGCGTCGCGGCCATTGAGTTCGATTCGAACGCCTACGACGCGATCGTAATCATGCGCATCGATAAGCACTACGATCGCATCCCCGACGACAGCGGGGCCAACATCTACACCGCCGGGCTGCTCGGGGAACAGTACGTGGGCCTCACCCCGGGCGGCAGCGAAGAGTTCCTGAAGGCCGGGGCGGTGATCACCCAGACCCAGTCGGCGGTGGTCCTGGAACAGCTCATCGGGCAGTTGTTCTACGGCCAAGCGAGCAAGGGCCAGGGGGCGCGCCAATGA
- the mlaE gene encoding lipid asymmetry maintenance ABC transporter permease subunit MlaE, whose product MIGALRALGRKALGFCERLGRAHVFLAYTLLGVLESLYRVRLLLYQVYAVGVLSIVITVVSGLFVGMVLALQGYNTLVDFGAANSLGIMVALSLVREIGPVVSALLFAGRAGSALTAEIGLMKTTEQLAAMEMMAVDPLRRVIAPRLLAGVLALPLLATIFSAVGVYGGYFVGVGLLGVDEGAFWSQMQSAVDFHDDVLNGVIKSVCFGAVVTWIAVFEGYDTLPTAAGIGRATTRTVVHSSLAVLGLDFVLTALMFD is encoded by the coding sequence ATGATCGGGGCGCTGCGCGCGCTCGGACGCAAGGCGCTCGGGTTCTGCGAGCGCCTCGGACGCGCCCATGTGTTCCTGGCCTACACGCTCCTTGGGGTCCTCGAGTCCCTGTATCGGGTGCGCCTGCTCCTCTACCAGGTGTATGCCGTCGGGGTCCTGTCCATCGTCATCACCGTGGTCTCCGGGCTCTTCGTCGGGATGGTGCTGGCGCTGCAGGGCTACAATACCCTGGTCGACTTTGGCGCCGCGAATTCACTCGGGATCATGGTGGCGTTGTCCTTGGTGCGCGAGATCGGCCCGGTCGTCAGCGCCCTCTTGTTCGCAGGAAGGGCGGGCTCGGCACTGACCGCCGAGATCGGGCTCATGAAGACCACCGAACAGCTCGCGGCCATGGAGATGATGGCGGTGGACCCCTTGCGGCGAGTGATCGCCCCACGCTTGCTCGCCGGGGTCCTGGCCCTGCCGCTGCTCGCGACGATTTTCAGCGCCGTGGGGGTGTACGGGGGCTATTTCGTCGGCGTCGGGCTGCTCGGGGTGGATGAAGGGGCGTTCTGGTCGCAGATGCAGTCCGCGGTGGATTTCCACGACGACGTGCTGAACGGGGTCATCAAAAGCGTCTGCTTCGGCGCGGTCGTGACCTGGATCGCCGTCTTCGAGGGCTACGACACGCTCCCGACCGCCGCAGGCATCGGCCGTGCCACGACCCGCACCGTGGTGCATTCGAGCCTCGCGGTACTGGGGCTCGATTTCGTGCTCACGGCGCTCATGTTCGACTGA
- a CDS encoding ATP-binding cassette domain-containing protein: protein MKETLGEQPLVRVRDLSFHHGERAIFDHVDLDIPRGKVVAIMGPSGCGKTTLLRIISGQIRPRSGSVVVDGLEVPSLSRAALLALRKRIGMLFQSGALLTDLSVFDNVAFPLREHTDLPQRLIRTLVLMKLEAVGLRGARDLMPAALSGGMARRVALARAIALDPMMILYDEPFTGQDPISMGVLLRLVRRMNEALGVTSIVVSHDVAETASICDYLYVISGGKVVGQGTPQTLAETRSEWVRQFLDGSPDGPVHFHYPAADYAEDLHADSAA, encoded by the coding sequence TTGAAAGAGACGCTTGGGGAGCAACCGCTGGTACGCGTCCGCGACCTCTCCTTCCACCATGGCGAGCGCGCCATCTTCGACCATGTGGACCTCGACATCCCGCGCGGCAAGGTCGTGGCCATCATGGGGCCGAGCGGCTGCGGCAAGACCACCCTCTTGCGTATCATCTCCGGCCAGATCCGGCCCCGGTCCGGGAGCGTGGTGGTGGACGGGCTGGAAGTCCCTAGCCTGTCGCGCGCCGCGCTGTTGGCGCTGCGCAAGCGCATCGGGATGCTGTTTCAGAGCGGTGCGCTCCTGACCGATCTCTCGGTCTTCGACAACGTGGCCTTTCCGCTCCGCGAGCACACCGATCTGCCCCAACGCCTCATCCGCACCCTCGTGCTCATGAAGCTCGAGGCGGTGGGGCTGCGCGGCGCCCGCGACCTCATGCCCGCGGCGCTGTCGGGCGGTATGGCCCGGCGGGTGGCGCTGGCCCGCGCCATCGCCCTGGACCCCATGATGATCCTCTACGATGAGCCATTCACCGGCCAGGACCCGATCTCCATGGGCGTGTTGCTGCGGCTCGTACGGCGCATGAACGAGGCGCTCGGGGTCACCAGCATCGTGGTCTCGCACGATGTCGCGGAGACCGCCTCGATCTGCGACTACCTGTACGTCATCTCGGGCGGAAAGGTAGTCGGCCAGGGCACGCCCCAGACGCTCGCCGAGACCCGTTCGGAATGGGTCCGGCAGTTTTTGGACGGATCGCCCGACGGCCCGGTGCATTTTCACTACCCGGCCGCCGATTACGCCGAGGACCTCCACGCGGACTCGGCGGCGTGA